GGTGTCCGCCGCGATGGACACCGTGACCGAGGCCCGCCTCGCGATCGCCATTGCGCAGGAGGGCGGCATCGGCATCGTGCACAAGAACCTGTCGGCGGAAGCCCAGGCGCGCGAGGTGGCCCGGGTCAAGCGCTACGAGAGCGGCGTCGTCCGCGAGCCGCTGACGATCGGCCCTGACGCCACGGTGCGCGAGGTGGTCGAGCTGACCCGGTTGCATGGCTTCTCTGGCTTCCCGGTGGTCGAGGGCAGGAGGGTGGTCGGCATCGTCACCGGGCGGGACCTGCGCTTCGAGACGCGCATGGACGCCAAGGTCCGCGAAATCATGACGCCGGCCGAAAAGCTCATCACGGTCAAGGAGGGCGCTTCGCTGGACGAGGCCAAGGCCCTGATGCACACCCACAAGCTGGAGCGTGTGGTCGTCATCAACGACGCCTTCGAGCTGCGCGGCCTGATGACGGTGAAGGACATCACCAAGCAGACCAGCTTCCCCAATGCGGCGCGTGACGCCCATGGCGGCCTGCGCGTCGGCGCGGCGGTCGGCTTCGGCGAAGACACCGAGCAGCGCGTCGAGCTGCTGGTGCGTGCCGGCGTCGATGCCATCATCGTCGACACCGCCCACGGCCACAGCGCCGGCGTGCTGGACCGGGTGCGCTGGGTCAAGCGCGCCTACCCGCAGGTCGATGTCATCGGCGGCAATATCGCCACCGGCGCTGCGGCGTTGGCGCTGGTGGAAGCCGGTGCGGACGGCGTCAAGGTCGGCATCGGCCCGGGTTCGATCTGCACCACGCGCATCGTCGCCGGCGTGGGCGTGCCGCAGATCACCGCGGTCGACAACGTCGCTACGGCGCTCAAGGGCACTGGCGTGCCGGTCATCGCCGACGGCGGCGTGCGCTACTCCGGCGACGTGGCCAAGGCCATCGCGGCTGGCGCCGACACCGTCATGATGGGCGGCGCCTTTGCCGGCACCGAAGAAGCGCCGGGCGAGACCATCCTCTACCAGGGCCGCACTTTCAAGAGCTACCGCGGCATGGGCTCGATGGGCGCGATGGCCAAGGGCAGCGCCGACCGCTACTTCCAGGCCGAGACGGGCAACAACCCCAACACGTCCAAGCTGGTGCCCGAGGGCATCGAGGGCCAGGTGCCCTACAAGGGCTCGGTCGTGCAGGTGATCTTCCAGATGGCCGGTGGCCTGAAGGCGTCCATGCACTACTGCGGCTGCGCCACCATCGCCGACATGCAGAACAAGGCCGAATTCGTCGAGATCACCACGGCGGGCATGCGCGAGAGCCATGTCCACGATGTGCAGATCACGAAGGAAGCGCCCAACT
The Candidatus Neomarinimicrobiota bacterium DNA segment above includes these coding regions:
- the guaB gene encoding IMP dehydrogenase codes for the protein MRLLGKALTFDDVLLVPAFSQVLPRDTSLATRLSRNIPLNLPLVSAAMDTVTEARLAIAIAQEGGIGIVHKNLSAEAQAREVARVKRYESGVVREPLTIGPDATVREVVELTRLHGFSGFPVVEGRRVVGIVTGRDLRFETRMDAKVREIMTPAEKLITVKEGASLDEAKALMHTHKLERVVVINDAFELRGLMTVKDITKQTSFPNAARDAHGGLRVGAAVGFGEDTEQRVELLVRAGVDAIIVDTAHGHSAGVLDRVRWVKRAYPQVDVIGGNIATGAAALALVEAGADGVKVGIGPGSICTTRIVAGVGVPQITAVDNVATALKGTGVPVIADGGVRYSGDVAKAIAAGADTVMMGGAFAGTEEAPGETILYQGRTFKSYRGMGSMGAMAKGSADRYFQAETGNNPNTSKLVPEGIEGQVPYKGSVVQVIFQMAGGLKASMHYCGCATIADMQNKAEFVEITTAGMRESHVHDVQITKEAPNYRSE